The Humulus lupulus chromosome 3, drHumLupu1.1, whole genome shotgun sequence genome window below encodes:
- the LOC133824278 gene encoding NADH dehydrogenase [ubiquinone] 1 beta subcomplex subunit 7, with protein MEVEGSSKKMIATQAEMVEARVPLAYRDQCAHLLIPLNKCRQAEFFLPWKCENERHSYEKCEYELVMERMLQMQKIREKEAKLKQGQKQGIPLIPNTANA; from the coding sequence ATGGAGGTGGAGGGTTCTTCGAAGAAGATGATAGCGACTCAGGCTGAGATGGTTGAGGCGAGGGTTCCTCTAGCGTACAGAGACCAGTGTGCCCACTTGCTGATCCCTCTCAACAAGTGCCGTCAAGCCGAGTTCTTCCTCCCATGGAAGTGCGAGAACGAGAGACACTCATATGAGAAGTGCGAATACGAGCTCGTCATGGAGAGAATGCTTCAGATGCAGAAGATCCGAGAAAAAGAGGCCAAATTGAAGCAGGGACAGAAGCAGGGCATTCCTCTCATTCCCAACACTGCTAATGCTTAG